The Sinomicrobium kalidii genome contains a region encoding:
- a CDS encoding thioredoxin domain-containing protein — translation MSQQTNDLIRETSPYLLQHAHNPVNWKAWHPDILREADRTGKLLIISVGYAACHWCHVMEKESFESPEVAAVMNEGFINIKVDREERPDVDQVYMNAVQLMTGQGGWPLNVVALPDGRPVWGGTYFPKDRWTTALVQIRKLYEQQPEKLREYADNMEKGLQHLETVIPDTDKSPFSAEQVRNAVLQWKTSFDTTYGGPNRAPKFMMPVNFLFLLHYAFRNGDDEITDYVNRSLTKMAHGGVYDHVGGGFSRYSVDARWHVPHFEKMLYDNGQLVSLYANAYAATGKTLYKNVVYETLAFTERELMSEEGAFYSSLDADSKNEKGEMKEGAFYTWRKPELQRLLKNDFPLFRDYYNINSYGLWEGEDYVLIRKETDRDIADKHGITATELSQKVASWKALLLTARNLRPRPGLDDKILTSWNALMLKGYIDAYKVFGEPSFLAIALKNARFIEEKQLRPDGGLYRNYKNGKSNINAYLEDYATVIDVFLALHEVTLSEHWLQMARRLADYSFEHFYSEESKMFFFTSDTDDALIARSIERSDNVIPASNSIMAGNLFVLSHHFNNKQYSTTAEQMLRNMIPLTQEYPSFHSNWLDLMLLYTHGYYEVAISGKDALKKTTELNRYYLPNKLITGSEEVSDLPLLKNRFVDNKTLIYVCVDFSCNLPTEKVDDVLPQLKTTDKGKKRQ, via the coding sequence ATGTCACAACAAACCAACGATTTGATCCGTGAAACCAGCCCATACCTGTTGCAACACGCACATAATCCGGTGAACTGGAAAGCCTGGCACCCGGATATTCTCCGGGAGGCCGACAGGACCGGCAAACTGCTGATAATAAGTGTGGGGTATGCCGCCTGTCACTGGTGTCATGTCATGGAAAAAGAAAGTTTCGAAAGCCCGGAGGTAGCCGCTGTAATGAACGAAGGCTTTATCAACATAAAAGTAGACCGCGAAGAAAGACCGGACGTAGACCAGGTCTACATGAATGCCGTACAACTGATGACCGGACAGGGCGGATGGCCGTTAAATGTCGTAGCCCTGCCCGATGGCAGGCCCGTATGGGGAGGCACCTATTTTCCAAAAGACCGGTGGACTACTGCCCTTGTACAAATCCGGAAACTCTACGAACAACAGCCTGAAAAACTCCGGGAATATGCAGACAATATGGAAAAAGGCCTGCAACACCTGGAAACCGTTATCCCCGACACTGACAAGTCCCCGTTCTCTGCCGAACAGGTACGGAATGCCGTTTTGCAATGGAAAACAAGCTTTGACACGACCTACGGCGGACCAAACCGGGCACCTAAATTCATGATGCCCGTCAACTTCCTCTTTCTGTTGCATTACGCCTTTCGGAACGGAGATGATGAAATCACGGATTATGTAAACCGATCCCTCACCAAAATGGCCCACGGTGGTGTTTACGATCATGTTGGCGGTGGTTTTTCCCGTTATTCCGTAGATGCCAGATGGCACGTCCCCCATTTTGAAAAAATGCTTTACGACAACGGCCAGTTGGTGAGCCTCTATGCCAATGCCTACGCAGCTACGGGGAAAACATTATACAAAAATGTAGTCTATGAAACCCTGGCCTTTACGGAGCGGGAACTAATGAGTGAAGAGGGGGCATTTTATTCTTCCCTTGATGCCGACAGCAAAAACGAAAAGGGTGAAATGAAAGAAGGGGCTTTCTATACCTGGCGTAAACCCGAACTGCAACGATTGCTGAAAAACGACTTCCCCCTGTTCCGCGACTACTACAATATTAACAGTTATGGCCTGTGGGAAGGGGAAGATTATGTATTGATACGAAAGGAAACAGACCGGGATATTGCCGACAAACACGGAATTACCGCAACGGAACTTTCACAAAAGGTCGCTTCCTGGAAGGCTTTGCTCTTAACAGCGCGAAACCTGAGGCCCCGCCCCGGCTTGGACGACAAAATACTCACCTCCTGGAATGCCCTGATGTTAAAAGGTTATATCGATGCGTATAAAGTGTTCGGCGAGCCTTCTTTTCTGGCCATTGCATTGAAAAATGCCCGGTTTATTGAAGAAAAACAGTTACGCCCCGACGGCGGACTGTACCGCAATTATAAAAACGGAAAAAGCAACATTAACGCCTACCTGGAAGATTATGCCACGGTTATAGATGTATTTCTGGCACTGCATGAAGTTACCCTCAGCGAACACTGGCTGCAAATGGCCCGAAGGCTCGCTGATTACAGTTTTGAACATTTTTATTCGGAGGAAAGCAAGATGTTTTTCTTTACCTCCGATACGGATGATGCGCTGATTGCCCGGAGTATTGAAAGATCGGACAATGTGATCCCCGCCTCCAATTCCATCATGGCCGGGAATCTTTTTGTATTGTCACATCACTTCAATAACAAACAATATTCGACAACAGCGGAACAAATGCTCCGTAACATGATCCCGCTCACACAGGAATATCCTTCATTTCATTCCAACTGGCTGGATCTTATGCTACTGTATACACATGGTTATTACGAAGTGGCCATATCAGGAAAAGATGCTTTAAAAAAAACAACGGAGCTCAACCGCTATTACCTTCCTAATAAGCTTATTACCGGATCGGAAGAAGTTTCTGATCTGCCGTTGCTGAAAAACAGATTTGTAGATAACAAAACACTTATTTATGTTTGTGTAGATTTTTCCTGCAACCTGCCCACAGAAAAGGTCGACGACGTCTTACCCCAGTTGAAAACAACCGATAAAGGGAAAAAACGGCAATAA
- a CDS encoding dodecin family protein, whose product MAVLKVIELMANSPESWEDATQKAVKQAARTVKNIKSVYVQDQSAMVNGDQVAEYRVNVKITFEVQ is encoded by the coding sequence ATGGCTGTTTTAAAGGTAATTGAATTAATGGCAAACTCTCCCGAAAGCTGGGAAGACGCCACACAGAAAGCAGTGAAACAAGCTGCCAGGACTGTAAAAAATATAAAGTCCGTTTATGTACAGGACCAAAGTGCAATGGTAAACGGCGACCAGGTAGCGGAATACCGGGTAAATGTAAAAATCACTTTCGAAGTGCAGTAG
- a CDS encoding inorganic phosphate transporter: MEQVYMVMLIALALLAITDLVVGVSNDAVNFLNSAIGSKAVPLKTIMIVASAGIAFGALFSSGMMEIARSGIFVPSMFTFNEVMIIFMAVMISDILLLDVFNSIGLPTSTTVSIVFELLGAAVCLAIYKILVQSGDIAALGDYINSAKATQIIVSILLSVALSFTIGALIQYVSRLFFTFHFEKRVKYIGAIFGGLAITAITFFILIKGLKSVSFVSAEDYAWIKSHQLIIIGVSFVFWTGLAQLLMSVFKVNILKLIIIIGTFALAMAFAGNDLVNFIGVPIAAYQSYGFFVDSGMPADSYMMGELASNEIVAPFYFLLFAGIVMVITLWTSKKARSVVATGVDLSRQGDGAEKFSPNALSRFIVRMSVYAGIGINYFLPKSVQLKIDKQFEQPALRRKKKDAPAFDMVRASVNLMVASILISIGTSLKLPLSTTYVTFMVAMGTSFADRAWDRESAVYRVAGVFNVIGGWFLTAIVAFISAAVIAYLLSIGGIVSFVGLLIVAAVLLYRSARIHARKAKEEEEKRKLRTEDIITIHEIVNDSSHHISKVIGKTNKLYSEVVDNLGLQELKKLKKNKKTLRKLEDEVDELKGELFYFIKSLDESSIEASKFYILMLDNLQDMVQSIGYIVKNSYSHVNNNHKNLKFNQIRDLKSIDNDLQVLFDKIKYTFDKESFEDIDTILEEKQELFDRVSNLIQKQIDRIRTTETSPKNTKLYFGLLLETKDLITASMNLLELFRDFYQDYKEVKEKAFPVL, translated from the coding sequence ATGGAACAAGTGTATATGGTAATGCTGATAGCCCTGGCGCTGTTGGCAATAACAGATTTGGTTGTAGGGGTCAGCAATGATGCGGTTAATTTTTTAAACTCAGCCATAGGTTCTAAAGCGGTTCCGCTTAAAACCATTATGATTGTTGCCAGTGCGGGGATAGCATTCGGGGCATTGTTTTCCAGCGGGATGATGGAAATAGCACGTAGCGGTATCTTTGTACCCAGCATGTTTACGTTCAATGAGGTCATGATCATTTTTATGGCGGTGATGATCTCTGACATATTACTGCTGGATGTGTTCAACTCCATAGGGTTGCCCACTTCCACCACGGTGTCCATAGTTTTCGAACTTCTCGGCGCGGCAGTATGTCTTGCCATCTACAAGATCCTGGTACAGAGTGGCGATATAGCTGCTCTTGGTGATTATATCAATTCCGCCAAGGCAACACAGATTATTGTAAGCATATTATTGTCGGTGGCCTTGTCATTTACCATCGGGGCCCTGATACAGTATGTATCGAGACTGTTTTTTACTTTCCACTTTGAAAAAAGGGTGAAATATATAGGGGCTATTTTCGGCGGACTTGCCATTACGGCCATCACATTTTTTATACTCATCAAAGGATTAAAGAGTGTCTCTTTTGTCTCTGCCGAAGATTACGCCTGGATAAAAAGTCACCAGCTTATTATCATCGGTGTAAGCTTTGTTTTCTGGACCGGGCTTGCACAACTGCTGATGAGCGTCTTTAAGGTGAACATTCTTAAACTGATCATTATCATAGGTACGTTTGCCCTGGCCATGGCCTTTGCAGGAAATGACCTGGTAAACTTTATCGGGGTGCCGATAGCGGCATATCAGTCTTACGGATTTTTTGTGGACTCCGGTATGCCGGCCGATTCATACATGATGGGGGAACTGGCGAGCAACGAGATCGTAGCGCCGTTCTATTTTCTGCTGTTTGCCGGGATTGTAATGGTCATTACCCTCTGGACATCCAAAAAAGCACGTAGTGTTGTGGCTACCGGGGTAGATCTTTCCAGGCAGGGAGACGGTGCAGAGAAATTTTCCCCGAATGCACTGTCCAGGTTTATCGTCAGGATGTCGGTGTATGCCGGTATCGGGATTAATTATTTCCTTCCCAAGTCGGTACAGTTAAAGATCGACAAACAGTTCGAACAGCCTGCCCTGAGGCGAAAGAAGAAAGACGCACCTGCATTTGATATGGTAAGGGCTTCGGTAAACCTGATGGTGGCCAGTATTCTCATATCCATCGGTACTTCGCTGAAACTTCCGCTTTCCACTACCTATGTAACCTTTATGGTGGCTATGGGTACCTCTTTTGCCGACAGGGCATGGGACAGGGAAAGTGCAGTCTACAGGGTGGCCGGTGTATTCAATGTTATAGGGGGATGGTTCCTTACGGCTATAGTAGCATTCATTTCTGCGGCCGTTATTGCTTATCTTCTAAGCATAGGAGGAATTGTTTCTTTTGTAGGACTTCTCATCGTAGCTGCCGTACTTCTTTACCGAAGTGCAAGAATACATGCCAGGAAGGCCAAGGAAGAAGAAGAAAAACGGAAGCTCCGTACGGAAGACATCATTACCATACACGAAATTGTCAATGACAGCTCCCACCACATATCCAAAGTCATCGGTAAGACCAATAAGCTGTACAGTGAAGTGGTGGACAACCTCGGGCTCCAGGAACTGAAAAAACTGAAGAAGAACAAAAAGACGCTTAGAAAACTGGAAGATGAAGTGGATGAACTGAAAGGCGAACTGTTCTATTTTATCAAATCACTGGATGAATCTTCCATCGAGGCGAGCAAGTTCTATATCCTTATGCTCGATAACCTCCAGGATATGGTGCAGTCCATAGGTTATATCGTCAAGAACAGTTATTCGCATGTCAATAACAATCATAAAAACCTGAAGTTTAACCAGATCAGGGACCTGAAGAGCATTGATAACGACCTTCAGGTATTGTTTGACAAGATCAAGTACACTTTCGACAAGGAATCGTTTGAAGACATTGATACGATACTGGAAGAAAAACAGGAATTGTTTGACAGGGTGTCTAACCTTATCCAGAAACAGATCGATCGTATCCGTACCACCGAGACGAGCCCGAAAAACACCAAATTGTACTTCGGACTGCTGCTGGAAACGAAAGATCTCATTACGGCCAGTATGAACCTGCTGGAACTGTTCCGCGACTTTTACCAGGATTACAAGGAAGTCAAGGAGAAAGCGTTTCCCGTTTTATAA
- a CDS encoding NifU family protein: MEKTVIKIKPTNNPSIIKFEADKFLTEHQSFEFKNIDEAGNSPLAQQLFYLPFVKTVFISGNFVAVERYNIVEWEEVQTEVADQIEHYLNSGQPVVKTAEKDKKLPYTIYAESTPNPAVMKFVANKKLVDSIFEFKNIDEAKEAPLAQALFHFPFVKEVFFDENYISITKYDIAEWNDITMELREYIRIYLEEGKTIITEGIEEQKTNKNAIANTQQAENLNETSKQIISIIEEYVKPAVASDGGNILFESYDENSKIVKLILQGACSGCPSSTITLKNGIETMLKEMMHGKINEVVAING, from the coding sequence ATGGAAAAAACCGTTATAAAAATAAAGCCTACCAACAATCCGTCCATCATAAAATTCGAGGCCGACAAGTTCCTTACCGAGCACCAAAGCTTTGAGTTTAAAAACATTGACGAGGCCGGGAATTCTCCCCTGGCACAGCAGCTCTTCTACCTGCCCTTTGTAAAAACCGTGTTCATCTCGGGTAATTTTGTGGCGGTGGAGCGTTACAATATCGTGGAGTGGGAAGAAGTTCAGACCGAAGTGGCCGACCAGATAGAACATTACCTGAACAGCGGCCAACCGGTGGTCAAAACCGCGGAAAAGGACAAGAAACTCCCGTATACGATCTATGCCGAAAGTACTCCGAATCCCGCGGTAATGAAATTCGTGGCTAATAAAAAGCTTGTAGATTCCATCTTTGAGTTTAAAAACATTGACGAGGCCAAAGAGGCGCCGCTTGCACAGGCGTTGTTCCATTTTCCCTTTGTAAAAGAGGTTTTCTTTGACGAGAATTACATTTCCATTACCAAATACGACATTGCGGAATGGAACGACATTACCATGGAGCTCCGTGAATACATTCGCATATACCTTGAAGAAGGCAAAACGATCATTACCGAAGGCATTGAGGAACAAAAGACCAATAAAAATGCCATTGCCAACACACAACAGGCCGAAAACCTGAACGAAACGTCCAAACAGATCATCAGTATTATCGAGGAATATGTAAAACCTGCCGTAGCCAGTGACGGAGGGAACATCCTGTTTGAATCTTATGACGAGAACAGCAAGATCGTAAAGCTGATATTACAGGGAGCATGCAGTGGATGCCCGTCTTCCACCATTACCCTGAAAAACGGTATAGAAACCATGCTGAAGGAAATGATGCACGGCAAAATAAACGAAGTTGTTGCCATTAACGGGTAA
- a CDS encoding gamma carbonic anhydrase family protein, protein MIVKKVNGKVPRMGEDCFIAENAVIIGDVEMGNQCSVWFNAVIRGDVHYIKMGNKVNVQDGAVIHATYQKSPTNIGNNVSIGHNAIVHGCTIQDNVLVGMGSIVMDDCVVESNSIIAAGAVVTKNTRIEAGSIYAGVPAKKVKDVSQELISGEIDRIADNYVKYSGWFKEEE, encoded by the coding sequence ATGATTGTAAAAAAAGTTAACGGAAAAGTGCCCCGGATGGGGGAAGACTGCTTTATTGCCGAAAATGCAGTGATTATTGGCGATGTAGAGATGGGCAACCAGTGCAGCGTATGGTTCAATGCCGTGATACGGGGCGATGTGCATTACATAAAAATGGGGAATAAGGTCAATGTACAGGACGGGGCGGTTATTCACGCGACCTATCAAAAGTCTCCGACGAACATAGGTAATAATGTTTCCATAGGACACAATGCCATAGTGCACGGATGTACCATACAGGACAACGTACTGGTAGGTATGGGAAGCATTGTTATGGATGATTGCGTTGTGGAAAGCAACAGTATAATTGCAGCGGGTGCGGTAGTTACGAAAAATACCAGAATAGAAGCCGGGAGCATTTATGCCGGAGTGCCCGCCAAAAAGGTAAAAGACGTCAGCCAGGAACTTATTTCGGGAGAAATTGATCGCATAGCCGATAACTATGTAAAATATTCCGGCTGGTTTAAGGAAGAAGAATAG